A region from the Lolium perenne isolate Kyuss_39 chromosome 4, Kyuss_2.0, whole genome shotgun sequence genome encodes:
- the LOC127296917 gene encoding uncharacterized protein isoform X2, with protein sequence MHNLLHITKRWVPPYFHVFRKLGYGILHQVYLSNRTRMRMTEVEEPKGFTRLQAPQDMGCGCQMIEETSQHHDTAESDTDCEVPSSRVLQETCSYIRSLHREVDDLSERLSELLATSDMSTAQAAVIRSLLM encoded by the exons ATGCATAACCTGTTGCATATAACAAAACGCTGGGTTCCTCCGTACTTTCATGTTTTCAGGAAGCTTGGTTACGGTATTTTACATCAGGTCTACTTGAGCAACAGAACAAGAATGAGAATGACTGAAGTAGAGGAACCAAAGGGTTTCACGAGATTGCAG GCGCCACAAGACATGGGCTGTGGGTGCCAAATGATCGAAGAGACCAGTCAGCATCATGACACTGCTGAATCAGATACAGACTGTGAG GTGCCATCTTCAAGAGTGCTGCAGGAGACGTGCAGCTACATCAGGAGCTTGCACCGGGAGGTCGACGACCTGAGCGAGAGGCTGTCTGAGCTGCTGGCGACGTCGGACATGAGCACCGCACAGGCGGCTGTCATCCGCAGCCTTCTGATGTAG
- the LOC127296917 gene encoding transcription factor ILI6 isoform X3, with protein MTLLNQIQTVRSRSRQSGSSRITDEQISDLVSKLQDLLPEARLRGNDRVPSSRVLQETCSYIRSLHREVDDLSERLSELLATSDMSTAQAAVIRSLLM; from the exons ATGACACTGCTGAATCAGATACAGACTGTGAG GTCACGGTCGAGGCAGTCAGGCTCGTCGAGGATCACTGACGAGCAAATCAGCGACCTTGTCTCCAAGTTGCAGGACCTCCTCCCTGAAGCGCGCCTCCGGGGCAATGACAGA GTGCCATCTTCAAGAGTGCTGCAGGAGACGTGCAGCTACATCAGGAGCTTGCACCGGGAGGTCGACGACCTGAGCGAGAGGCTGTCTGAGCTGCTGGCGACGTCGGACATGAGCACCGCACAGGCGGCTGTCATCCGCAGCCTTCTGATGTAG
- the LOC127296917 gene encoding transcription factor ILI1 isoform X1 encodes MSKESRTQIHLLVTVQPLFFFHVQIEYRMWGKTIKPIYILVVQVTWPVCFLLTVLASKSSLAPAFLLMLFKVPSHLQRRCTSSITLTQAPQSRSRQSGSSRITDEQISDLVSKLQDLLPEARLRGNDRVPSSRVLQETCSYIRSLHREVDDLSERLSELLATSDMSTAQAAVIRSLLM; translated from the exons ATGTCCAAAGAGAGTCGCACACAAATCCATCTACTAGTAACTGTACAGCCACTGTTCTTCTTTCATGTACAGATTGAATATAGAATGTGGGGCAAAACTATTAAACCAATATATATTTTGGTAGTTCAAGTAACATGGCCTGTGTGCTTTCTTCTGACAGTACTGGCCTCCAAGTCGTCTCTCGCGCCAGCATTTCTTCTCATGTTGTTCAAAGTTCCCTCCCACTTGCAGCGGCGATGCACGAGTAGCATAACACTCACACAAGCTCCTCA GTCACGGTCGAGGCAGTCAGGCTCGTCGAGGATCACTGACGAGCAAATCAGCGACCTTGTCTCCAAGTTGCAGGACCTCCTCCCTGAAGCGCGCCTCCGGGGCAATGACAGA GTGCCATCTTCAAGAGTGCTGCAGGAGACGTGCAGCTACATCAGGAGCTTGCACCGGGAGGTCGACGACCTGAGCGAGAGGCTGTCTGAGCTGCTGGCGACGTCGGACATGAGCACCGCACAGGCGGCTGTCATCCGCAGCCTTCTGATGTAG
- the LOC127296917 gene encoding transcription factor ILI6 isoform X4, with amino-acid sequence MSSRRSRSRQSGSSRITDEQISDLVSKLQDLLPEARLRGNDRVPSSRVLQETCSYIRSLHREVDDLSERLSELLATSDMSTAQAAVIRSLLM; translated from the exons ATGTCGAGCCGTAGGTCACGGTCGAGGCAGTCAGGCTCGTCGAGGATCACTGACGAGCAAATCAGCGACCTTGTCTCCAAGTTGCAGGACCTCCTCCCTGAAGCGCGCCTCCGGGGCAATGACAGA GTGCCATCTTCAAGAGTGCTGCAGGAGACGTGCAGCTACATCAGGAGCTTGCACCGGGAGGTCGACGACCTGAGCGAGAGGCTGTCTGAGCTGCTGGCGACGTCGGACATGAGCACCGCACAGGCGGCTGTCATCCGCAGCCTTCTGATGTAG